AGCATCGAGGCGGCGATGTCGGCTGTCAACGAGGGTCAGATCTACCGTTTCCTGGTCAAGCCCTGGGATGATCTCACGCTGCGGCTGGCGGTCCGCAGTGGCATCGAAAAATTTGATCTGGAGATGGAAAACAGGCGATTGCTGGCGATTGTCCGCACTCAGGGTCGACAGCTGGTTGACCTGGAGGAGCGGCATCCCGGTGCCGTCCAGGTCGAACGGGGTCGGGACGGCAGTTACCGGGTGCCGGAGTTGAACGAGGATGAAATCGAGGAAATTCTGCGCGAGTGTGCCGTTGAGACGCGGGGACCGGGATCTGCCGGTTGACTTTGACGCCAGATCATCGAAAATGATCAGAGCAGGTTCCCGAACAACCGCAGCGGAGGGGCCCCCTTGGTTCAGGCGTTTCGTTTCATGCTGTTATTGTTTGTCGGCTGCGCTGTCGCGGGGCATGCCGGCACCGCCGCGGGCGAAATCATTTTCATTCCCGGCACCGGGGACAGTCAGAAACTGCTGCGTGATCTCGGGGAACTCTACGGTGCCCGACAGTCCGACCTGGTCATTATCCCGGAAAGCATCGGCAGCAGCGGAGGGATCAGGCAGGTGCTGCGCGGCAAGGCGGTTCTGGCGCGGGTGGCCCGCCGTCTGACCGCGACTGAACGGGCCGCCGGTCTGCGCTGGAAACAGTTCGCTTTTTCACCGGTGGTCTTTGCCACCCATGTTGATCAGAAGGATGTCAGTAACCTGACCACCGCCCAGGTGGAAGCGGTTTTTTCCGGCGTGATCAGAGACTGGAGCGAACTGGGAGGGGGCGCGGGCAAGATCTATCTTGCCGAAAGGGAAGCCGGCGACTCCTGCCGCCTGGTGCTGGCGGAATTTTCCCCGGTTTTCGACCTTGGACGTCCTCCCGTCGGCAAGATTCTCTATTCGACTTCGGAAATGATTCGTGTTCTCATCCGCCATCGTCAGACGCTCGGCTACCTGCCCCTCTCAGCCACGTTTGGCACATCCATCCGCAGCCTGTCATTGAACGGCGTGAGACCCACCGCCGAGAGCCTGCGGGACGGCAGCTATCCGCTCTGGCTGCCGCTGGCAGTGACCTGGAAGGGAGAATTGAAAGGTCCGGCGCGTCGTTTTGTCGATTTCCTGTTTTCCCCCGCGGCACGCGGCCGGATTAAGGCTTTCGGGCTGGTGCCGGCGAGGCCGTGACCATGCTGGTCTCGATCCGTTCCCGGATGATAGCCTCCCATTTCGGGATGATGCTGCTGGCGATGCTGATCCTCGGACCCTCCAGCTATATGCTGATGAAATACTATCTGCAGCAGCAGCGCAGCGCCGACCTGCAGTTTATCGCCAGGCACGTGGCCGGGATGCTGGACCAGCGACTGCTCGACAGCGGCCAGCGTCTCCGGCAGATTGCCGAGGGGAGGGTGGTCAGAGAGTTTCCGGAAACGGCCCGCCTGGCCGCGGCCGGAGAATATTTCAGCCGCTTCCGGCAGCGTTTTCCGGTGATCGCCTACCTTGACGAAAATGGCTGGGAAGAGGTCAAGGTTGTTGAGGGAAAACGCCTCCCCTATCTTGAAGATCAGTCGTCCAACCCGCTTTTCAAACTGGCCAGAAAACACCCCAACCGGGCCCTGCTCGGGCCGTTGGCACCGGCTCCTGAAAACGGGCAGCCGATGCTGACCCTGATTTACGGGATTCAGCGGTATTTCGGTGATGAATTCGTCGGGGCCCTGTTGGCCCGTATGCCGTTGAGTGAGCTTACCCGCATCCTGGATGACATTGAAGTTGGCAAGAGTGGTTACCTGGTGCTGATTGAGAACAGCGGCCGAATCCTTGCCTATCCCGATCCGCAACGCATTATGCAGCAGCTTCCCAAGTCGGCGTTGAGGGAGAAAGCGGTTCGGTCGGCCCTGAACGGCGATGTCGGCGGCCTGGAAGGTACGGTTCTCGGTGTCCATGGCCTGGTGGCCTACGCTCCCCTGCGTCAGCTTGATGCCAGCCTGATAGTGGTTCTGCCCTATGGTGAGTTTATTGCCGGACCGGTTGAGGTCCGGAATACCATCTTTCTGATCCTGCTCGGCATCTCCCTGCTCGGGGTGCTGGTCGCTATTCTGCTCGCCAACCGGTTGACCCGTCCGATTCTTGATCTGACCGCGGCGGCCCTGCGTATTTCCCATGGGGATTTTTCCGCCCGGCTCAAAGATGACGGAGAAGGGGAAATCAGCGCCCTGGTCAAGGCCTTCAACCGCATGGTGCGGGAGTTGCGCAACTCGACCGTGTCGCGACAGTATTTCGATCGTATTGTCGAACATATGCAGCAGGGACTTCTGCTGGTCGGTCTCGACGGCAAGGTTCACAATGTCAACCGCGCGGCCTGCCGCCTGTTCGGGATGGAGGCGGATGACCTGCTCGGCGTGCCCCTGGAACAGCTGATCGCTGAACCGGGGGCCGACCGGACCGACTGGCTGCAGACCCTGCTGTCGAACCCCGGCGTCAGGGAGAGTGAAAAAGTTCTGCTGACCCCTGACGGCCGGGTGCGTGTCAGGCTGAGCTGGACGGTCCTCGAGGATGGCTCGGGCACCGTCAGGGAAATTGCCTGTCTCTTCTCCCCCGTAGCGGACCAACCCGCGAAAGGGAATTCCTGAATCAGTGAGCACCTTGTCGGCGGATAGCACAAGGGGCTCACTGATTCAGGGAATTGACTTTCATCAAGGAGTGTCGGTCGCGAGCCGGTTATGCTGCATGGTGCCGATGTCTCTTTATTTGAGTCCATCACTGAACAGATTTTATGGGATCCGGATGATTCGAAATTGTCGAAGCCTGTTGTTTGTCGCCGTCGTCCTGCTGCTGAGTGCCGCCTGCGCCCCACCACTGCCGCCACCGGAACTTCCGGCCGGTGTTGATCTCCGGGTCCTCGGCCGGTCGCCTGGGGCGATGCTGCTCCGCTGGTCTCCTGATGGCCGTCTGCTGGCTGTCGCTGGAAAGGGACTCGATATCTATGAACCCGCCGGGTCCATGCGTCGGCACCTGCTGGACGAGCAGGTTTCCGCCATCGCCTGGACGTCTGACAGCAGAACATTGCTGGTTGCGGTCGGCACGGCGATGAGCAGCCGTCTGGAAACCTGGAGCCGTGACGGTCGCAAGCTGTCCGGCCGCGATCTGGACGGATACGCGGCCGACCTGTTGCGGACGAAGAATGGTCTGCTGCTGATCGAGGGACGGATGCAAAATTATCGCTTCGGCAGCAATCTCCGGGTCGTGTTGAAGGAGCTTTCCGACCGGGAGGAGGGGCCGTCCCGGGTTCTCTATGAAAACACCCTGCCACCTGATACGGCCGCCTGGCTTGCGCAACATCCTCGGGCGTTGAGCGGAGCGGTCCTCAACCCGACCGGCGATATGCTCGCCTATTTTCAGTTCCGTGACCCGCCGGCTTTTCCCCCCGCCCAGCAACTGATGGTTCGTCATCTGCCGAGCCGGCGGCAATGGAGCGTGGCGGAGCTGTCTCCTCCGGCCGGCAGTCCGGCTTTTACGCCTGATGGAGAGCGACTCCTGGTGGTTGACGGCAAAGGACGTCTGCTTTCGCTGGATATCTGGGACGGGCAGGCCGAGCCCGTCCCGAATGGACCGGGGCGGGCGGTTGCCGTTGCCCGGTTCGGCAATGCGTCGTTGCTGGCCGGTCGCCTGGCAGTGGCAGGGGAAACCACCGGGGTGGCGGTCAAGGTCGATGTGGCCGCCTTTGATCCCGCCGGACGACAGCTTGCCTGGCTGCGTGCCTCGCAACTGGAAGTCCTCGACCTTGCGGCGGGGATGCCGCCGCAAGGCGGGGACGGGGTGCCGACCGAACGCCTTGAGTCTCTTCATGACTGGCGCGCCCGCGGCCTGATCGATGCCGATGACTACCGTATCCAGCGCCAAAGGATGATGAATCAATGAGGATGCTGCTTACCCT
The genomic region above belongs to Geothermobacter hydrogeniphilus and contains:
- a CDS encoding HAMP domain-containing protein; its protein translation is MLVSIRSRMIASHFGMMLLAMLILGPSSYMLMKYYLQQQRSADLQFIARHVAGMLDQRLLDSGQRLRQIAEGRVVREFPETARLAAAGEYFSRFRQRFPVIAYLDENGWEEVKVVEGKRLPYLEDQSSNPLFKLARKHPNRALLGPLAPAPENGQPMLTLIYGIQRYFGDEFVGALLARMPLSELTRILDDIEVGKSGYLVLIENSGRILAYPDPQRIMQQLPKSALREKAVRSALNGDVGGLEGTVLGVHGLVAYAPLRQLDASLIVVLPYGEFIAGPVEVRNTIFLILLGISLLGVLVAILLANRLTRPILDLTAAALRISHGDFSARLKDDGEGEISALVKAFNRMVRELRNSTVSRQYFDRIVEHMQQGLLLVGLDGKVHNVNRAACRLFGMEADDLLGVPLEQLIAEPGADRTDWLQTLLSNPGVRESEKVLLTPDGRVRVRLSWTVLEDGSGTVREIACLFSPVADQPAKGNS
- a CDS encoding response regulator encodes the protein MNEDRILLVDDEPHVLKALTRCLLDDGYRIETAQSGDAALELAARRTFKVVISDERMPGMCGSEFLTLLSLRAPQTVRILLTGHASIEAAMSAVNEGQIYRFLVKPWDDLTLRLAVRSGIEKFDLEMENRRLLAIVRTQGRQLVDLEERHPGAVQVERGRDGSYRVPELNEDEIEEILRECAVETRGPGSAG
- a CDS encoding substrate-binding domain-containing protein produces the protein MLLLFVGCAVAGHAGTAAGEIIFIPGTGDSQKLLRDLGELYGARQSDLVIIPESIGSSGGIRQVLRGKAVLARVARRLTATERAAGLRWKQFAFSPVVFATHVDQKDVSNLTTAQVEAVFSGVIRDWSELGGGAGKIYLAEREAGDSCRLVLAEFSPVFDLGRPPVGKILYSTSEMIRVLIRHRQTLGYLPLSATFGTSIRSLSLNGVRPTAESLRDGSYPLWLPLAVTWKGELKGPARRFVDFLFSPAARGRIKAFGLVPARP